The following are encoded in a window of Pseudomonadota bacterium genomic DNA:
- a CDS encoding ABC transporter ATP-binding protein → MAEVSQAGDGTPPGAAVRAAGMAQTKEALCVTGLSVSRGSRRIVHGIDLSIRYGEVFAVVGPNGAGKSTLLRAVCGLLPYSGSVSISGTRLDGLSLPERARRLALVPQHTSLRSALPVRSVVLQGRYAHRGGLARWRAQDYQRSEEAMKRVDVARFASRPFTRLSFGEQRRVMLARVLATGARILCFDEPTASLDVAHALRFYELLGQLASEGRCVLVVLHQLSEVLRYSQRALLLHYGRPVAIGASEQVLSGAAVRQVYGVELLAGAGLGYRLVDKP, encoded by the coding sequence ATGGCTGAGGTGTCGCAAGCCGGCGACGGTACGCCGCCGGGCGCGGCAGTGCGGGCAGCTGGGATGGCGCAGACGAAAGAAGCGCTGTGTGTCACCGGCCTGAGCGTGAGCCGCGGCAGCCGGCGCATCGTGCATGGGATCGATCTGAGCATCAGGTACGGCGAGGTGTTCGCTGTCGTCGGCCCGAACGGCGCCGGCAAGAGCACGCTGCTGCGGGCTGTATGCGGCCTGCTGCCCTATTCCGGAAGCGTCAGCATCTCGGGAACTCGCCTCGACGGCCTGAGCCTGCCCGAGCGAGCACGCCGGCTGGCGCTCGTGCCGCAACACACCTCGCTGCGCTCGGCCCTGCCGGTAAGGAGCGTGGTGCTGCAGGGGCGCTACGCGCATCGCGGGGGGCTGGCCCGCTGGAGAGCGCAAGACTACCAGCGCAGCGAGGAGGCGATGAAGCGGGTGGACGTGGCCCGTTTCGCGTCCCGCCCCTTTACGCGCTTGTCTTTTGGCGAGCAGCGGCGGGTCATGCTCGCACGCGTGCTCGCCACCGGCGCTCGCATCCTGTGTTTCGACGAGCCAACGGCATCACTCGACGTTGCTCACGCGCTGCGCTTCTACGAGTTGCTGGGACAGCTGGCCTCCGAGGGCCGCTGCGTGCTGGTGGTCCTGCATCAGCTCTCGGAGGTGCTGCGCTACAGCCAGCGAGCGCTGTTGCTTCATTACGGCCGCCCGGTAGCAATCGGAGCCTCCGAGCAGGTGCTATCCGGCGCAGCCGTGCGCCAAGTCTACGGAGTCGAGCTATTGGCCGGCGCGGGTCTCGGCTACCGGCTCGTGGATAAGCCATGA
- a CDS encoding iron ABC transporter permease, translated as MTVPRRLGFSYLFLAAIVLVAVALSLIAGSGDLTDEALRQPLLRLRALRTGAAFVAGATLAAGGVVVQGLFRNPLASPSVLGTTAGAALGGKAALLVLEAFIARGVARQVAPEMLLPLGCVAGSLLALAVLVAVHRQGDDLVVLLLTGFLLSALFIAMGGFVTSLAQERWELARAMISFSLGDVSGVGLQRLLLASPLAFAGIAAAWLWSRPLDLMLSGEDEARSLGVDVRQLRFWCVAWTAVLTAAAVSLGGNVGFVGLIVPHALRPFVGVEHGALLPACVLAGGGFVVGCDALTRLLPTQSELPLGVVTGLIGGPVFLMLLVRSRREVLYG; from the coding sequence GTGACGGTGCCCCGCCGGCTCGGTTTCAGCTACCTGTTCCTGGCCGCCATCGTGCTGGTCGCGGTCGCGCTCTCGCTGATCGCGGGCAGCGGTGACCTGACCGATGAAGCGCTGAGGCAGCCCTTGCTACGCCTGCGGGCGCTGCGCACGGGCGCGGCCTTTGTGGCGGGTGCGACGCTGGCGGCGGGTGGAGTGGTTGTGCAGGGGCTGTTTCGTAACCCGCTCGCCAGCCCGTCGGTCCTGGGGACCACGGCCGGAGCCGCGCTGGGTGGCAAGGCCGCACTGCTCGTGCTGGAGGCCTTCATCGCGAGGGGCGTAGCTCGACAGGTCGCTCCGGAGATGCTCCTGCCCCTGGGATGCGTTGCCGGGTCCTTGCTCGCGCTGGCGGTGCTTGTTGCGGTGCATCGTCAAGGCGATGACCTGGTGGTGTTGTTGCTTACGGGTTTTCTGCTGTCTGCCTTGTTCATTGCCATGGGCGGTTTCGTCACGAGCCTTGCCCAGGAGCGCTGGGAGCTTGCCCGAGCCATGATTTCGTTTTCGCTCGGGGACGTGAGCGGTGTGGGCTTGCAGCGCCTGCTGCTGGCCAGCCCCCTGGCTTTTGCTGGCATCGCGGCGGCCTGGCTGTGGTCGCGACCGCTCGATCTCATGCTATCGGGCGAGGACGAGGCTCGGTCGCTCGGTGTAGACGTGCGGCAGCTGCGTTTCTGGTGCGTGGCCTGGACGGCGGTGCTAACGGCCGCGGCGGTTTCCCTCGGCGGCAACGTGGGGTTCGTGGGGTTGATCGTCCCGCACGCGCTGCGTCCCTTCGTAGGGGTGGAGCACGGAGCGCTGCTGCCAGCGTGCGTCCTGGCAGGCGGTGGCTTCGTGGTCGGCTGCGATGCCTTGACCCGCTTGCTGCCCACCCAAAGCGAGCTTCCCTTGGGCGTCGTGACCGGCCTGATCGGAGGGCCTGTGTTCCTGATGCTGCTCGTACGCTCGCGCAGAGAGGTCCTGTATGGCTGA
- a CDS encoding TolC family protein, translated as MRQPLPERPLAIGMLLAALGCCSTAAQATNGEPQPLGLQRAIQYALAGNVQLKRERVRFVVAQANTYAARGLFDFVLSVNADYAQRRTPPAVRGGLNAGLRTSQDLSLSLTRPLETGGSVALTLEGGRVGSDVAFDCGRADQTKCAFYDSRWRLSFNHPLLRGLGVEVAMAEVRRSKLQEDLSLLNRHARAVVIVRDVVHHYWEMAYATRDLSIRRDALMLARQQLQRTRALIRAGRTAPSEVAAVELAIANRKRDVALAEQTLTLRGLALRRDFGLQAKPGISYVVSESATVQPYPPAVQELIQLALAFSPQLQSLRKGIELNDVDIRTALATTRPRLDFVASLGSTGRKPDMADSIGQMASLQQSTWSMGLRFELPLENRRASGAHWAALWNREGSQWEAEAFELELRESVVRTALELETAARRIELAEAAVRAAQQNLAAEQARFGAGQSTNNDVLQRQQELKEAELGVLRASIDWLISEASLDALSGRLLERLGLRLEGL; from the coding sequence GTGCGGCAGCCTCTCCCGGAGCGCCCGCTCGCGATCGGCATGCTGCTCGCTGCGTTGGGATGCTGCTCGACCGCTGCCCAGGCCACCAATGGCGAGCCCCAGCCTCTCGGGTTGCAGCGCGCGATCCAGTACGCGCTTGCGGGCAATGTTCAGCTCAAGCGGGAGCGCGTTCGCTTCGTCGTGGCGCAGGCCAACACCTACGCGGCACGGGGCTTGTTCGACTTCGTGCTTAGCGTGAACGCCGATTATGCACAGCGGCGCACGCCTCCTGCAGTTAGGGGCGGCCTGAACGCCGGCCTTCGCACGAGCCAGGATCTGAGCCTGAGCCTCACGCGTCCCCTCGAAACGGGGGGCAGTGTTGCGTTGACGCTCGAGGGAGGCCGCGTCGGCAGCGACGTCGCGTTCGATTGCGGGCGAGCCGACCAGACGAAGTGCGCGTTCTACGACAGCCGCTGGAGGCTGAGCTTCAACCATCCGTTGTTGCGAGGACTCGGAGTCGAAGTGGCCATGGCGGAGGTCCGGCGCAGCAAGTTGCAGGAGGATCTCAGTCTGCTGAACCGGCACGCGCGTGCTGTCGTCATCGTGCGGGACGTCGTGCACCATTACTGGGAGATGGCCTACGCGACCCGAGACCTGTCGATCCGCCGCGACGCCTTGATGCTGGCACGGCAGCAGCTGCAGCGGACACGCGCGTTGATCCGCGCAGGTCGCACCGCCCCTTCCGAGGTGGCAGCCGTAGAGCTCGCGATCGCCAACCGCAAGCGCGACGTGGCCCTGGCCGAGCAGACGCTCACGTTACGCGGTTTGGCGTTGCGGCGAGATTTCGGCCTGCAGGCCAAACCGGGTATCTCGTACGTCGTGAGTGAGTCGGCAACGGTGCAGCCCTACCCGCCTGCAGTCCAAGAGCTGATCCAGCTGGCGCTGGCCTTCAGCCCGCAGCTGCAAAGTCTCCGCAAGGGCATCGAGCTCAACGACGTCGACATCCGAACAGCGCTCGCGACGACACGACCCAGGCTCGATTTCGTGGCGTCCCTGGGATCCACCGGGCGTAAGCCGGACATGGCCGACAGCATTGGACAGATGGCCTCGCTCCAGCAATCCACCTGGTCCATGGGTCTCCGGTTCGAGCTGCCGCTGGAAAACCGGCGCGCAAGCGGAGCGCACTGGGCAGCGCTCTGGAATCGCGAGGGCTCGCAGTGGGAGGCAGAGGCATTCGAGCTGGAGCTGCGCGAGTCCGTTGTTCGGACGGCGCTGGAGCTCGAGACTGCCGCGCGCCGCATCGAGCTGGCCGAGGCCGCGGTCAGAGCCGCCCAGCAGAATCTCGCAGCCGAGCAAGCCCGCTTCGGTGCAGGACAGTCCACCAACAACGACGTGCTGCAACGGCAACAAGAGCTCAAGGAGGCGGAGCTAGGGGTGTTGCGGGCAAGCATCGACTGGCTGATCAGCGAGGCGTCGCTCGACGCGCTGAGCGGTCGTCTGCTCGAACGCCTGGGGTTGCGTCTAGAGGGCCTGTAG